The window GCTACGCGGCGCGTCATTAATCGCATCTGGTTCTAGGTCTTCGTCGGTTTGCATAAAGACCCAATCCACAGCGTTACCGCCTTAACGTTTTTTCTTCGGCTTCGACCTTTGTACCGGCTTCGCTGGCGGCGAGCCATTCGATTTTGGTTCGGGGGCCGCTTCGATCGGAATGCCAGTCGCCGGATCGACAGGCGAGACGGTAATCTCAGTTGAAGTAGTTGCTTCCGCAGGCCTAGGACCAAATGCCGGCAGTTGCACGCCAATGGCGGCGGCGGCCGCGGTGAGCTTGTCCATGGTGATCAGTTCGCGTTGCAGAATTTTGAGCAGGGTCTGCAGGAACACGACGACCATCGGCCCGACGAGAATGCCGATCGGGCCGAGCGATTGAATGCCGCCGATAACGCTTAGGAGCGCCAGCAGCGGATGCAAATTGGATTGGCCGTGCAGCACCATCGGCTTGATAAAGTTGTCTGCCGTCGACACGATCAGCGCGCCGTAAATGGCCAGGCCGACCGCCGGACCGAACTGCCCCGCATAGAGCCAGATGTACAAACTGACGGGAACCCACACCGTGGCCGCGCCCGTGAAGGGAACCATCGCGAGGACCATCGTCAACAACATCAGCAGCGCAACGGATTGTTGCAAACCGGGGACATAAAAACCGGCGATGTAAAAACCAATGCCGGCGAGAATTCCCTGCGCGACGGCAGAGAGAAGCGTCGCGGCAACCACCGCGCGACAGACGCGATCAAACTCATTGACGAGTTCGCGCACGTAACGCTCTTCCAGCGGCGAAAGGCGAATAGCACCATCGAGAATGCGCGAGCCTTCGGCGAATAAGAAAAAGAGCGTGGCGATCACAACGAGAATGCCCAGCACGACTTTGCCGACCAGGACCGCGGTTTCTTTGCCGCGCGAAATGATCGGCTCGTAATAATCCTTCATCAGAGCATCGATTTGCTCATCCGAAGGATTCACGAGCTCTTTGACAAACGCTTGAAAGCCGCCGCCGAGGAGATCGCGTTTGTAGATGCGGAACTCAGCAATCGCATCGAGCAGGGCCTGGTCGGCTTCGGGGGAATCGGCATCGGCGGTTTGCAATGTTTCGAGTTGCTTTTGCAGCGATTCTGGAAAGGCGATCAAGCCGAGATCCTTACCCTTCCCAGCCGTCCGCCACTCTTCAATGGCGGCCAGGCGGGTGTAGGCATTGTGGATTCGTTTGTAGTTCGGCGTTTCGCCACGTCGCAGGAATTCTCGGTAGGAATTGAGAGTGGCTTCGATTTGTTGCAGGTGGTCGCGGCGAGGAATATCGAGCGAATATGCGGCCCGCAGTTCATCGAGCTTCTCTCGCACATTGGTGCCGCGAACTTGCGAAGCGAGCGAAGCCCCCTGAGCACCGGCGAGCGTGAACACAAGGGCAGCCGGCGCGAGAACGCACAGCATGACCATGATCGTGGTCAGCGTCGCCGCCACGTAACGCTGCTTCCAACAGCGTTCGAGCATCCAGGTGTAGAGAGGATGAAAAACGACGACGAGCAGCGCAGCCAGGAACAACGGCAGCATGAACGATGCCATCACGCGGAAGAACAACAGCGCGATGAGCACCAAGATCAGCAGTAGAACCAAAAAAGAAACCAGGCGTGCCATGCGATGCTCCAGCCTCCTGCATCATCGCGAAGAGGAGACGCCGAGACGTATCAAGATAAATCCATCCGCCCGCATTCTATCGGCAGCAAGCGGCTTCGCGTAGGTCAGCCGGGTATCGCCAGCTCGTGCGAAATCGCATCCAATGCTGACAGAAACAGAGGTATTTCGTTTTCTGCGAGAAAGTATTGATGAGTGCTAACCACTGGCAGGGGATCACCCGCACGTTTGCCGCGGCTGTGGCGATTTTTCTGATCGGGGCGGTTTCGCCAATCGCTGTGTGGGGACAAGGTGCGCCGGATTGGCGGAAACTCGACTTTGCGAAGGGCCGCAAGTTGACCAAAATCCGCGTCGTCGTTCAGGACATGGGCTTCGCGGCTTCCCCAAAAATCAAAGCGGATTTCTCGATCGATCAGCCAGAAATACTCGAACTCTTGCAGAGCGCACTCGCCGATTCGCATATGCCGGTGCCCAGGTCGGAAGGCGGCTTCGCCGGTGCACTGCCGAAGATGCGCATCGAGGCAGTCACCAATCAAGATCGCTTTGCGATCCAAGTGTTCGAACGCTCATTCAATTTGAACGACAAATCGGAGTCGTACGACAGCGACCGAGTGTTCTGGTCCCCCGGTCTGGCATGCCTGCTGGAAGTTCTCCTGGAGAAGAACTCGGAAATTCGCTTGCCGCCGGTAGAGGTCTCGGCCTTGGCTGGCGAGCGACACATCGCTGGGGACCTGAAGCAATTTCGGGAGAAAATCGCCAAGGTCCCTGCACTCCAGGACAAGCCTTGATTACTGCATGATCTTCGCCAGCAGCGCCATTTCCTCCCGGCTGCCGACGACCAGCGGTGTGCGCTGATGGAGCGTCGTCGGCTGGATTTCGAGGATTCGTTTTCGCCCGTCGGTGGCCATGCCGCCCGCTTGTTCGGCGAGCATCGCGATGGGGTTGGCTTCGTACAGCAGTCGCAGCTTGCCGGTCGAATGCGATTTGGTCGGCGGATAGATGAATACGCCACCCTTTAGCAGCATGCGATGAAAATCGGCGACCAGCGAGCCGATGTAGCGTGAGGAATAGGTCCGGCCCGTTTTGCCCGAGCGGAGAATCGAGAGATATTCTTTGTATTCGTCTGGAAAGCTGTCGTAGTTGGCTTCGTTGCAGCTGTACTGCTTGCCGCATTCCGGCATCGTGATCTTCTCGTGGCTGAGCAAGTACGCACCGATCGACGGATCGAGCGTGAAGCCAGCCACGCCGTTGCCGGCTGTGTAGACGAGCATCGTCGACGAGCCGTAGACGACATATCCCGCCGCGATTTGCCGATAGCCGGGTTGCAGTACGTCGCTCATGATGTCGCGCGTACCGGTCGGATCGGGCTCACGCTTCAGAATCGAAAAAATCGTGCCCACGCTGACGTTGACGTCAATGTTGCTCGAGCCATCGAGCGGGTCGAAGACGACCACGTGCTTGCCGTGCTTGCGATCGCGCTCGACGACCACCGGATCGTCATCTTCTTCCGAGGCCATGATCGCTACGTTGCCGCGATTGCCGAGAAACTTCATCAGCACCTGGTTGGCGATAACGTCGAGCTTCTGCTGCACTTCGCCTTGGACGTTTTCATTGTCCGTCGCTCCCAGCACATCGGCGCTGATCCCCGCTCGGCGAACCTGAGCCGCGATGATCTTCGTCGCCAGCGTGATGCCCGACAACAGCCAGGAAAACTCACCGCTGGCCTGCGGATGATGACGGCGTTGTTCTTCGAGAATGTGCTGCTGAACGGTTTGAAGAAGCATGGGGGGAAGGGGCTAGAGGTTAAGGGCCAGGGTGAGGGGTTGAAGCGGTTCGACTTGCTTTTGCACTTTCAGTTATCGTAGCGGAAGCAAAGAAGAGTGCAGAAGATGAGACTGGCCAAGTTTGAATTTCTTTTACCTGCCGCTCACTTCCAAATTGCTTGCCAGAAAGTCCAATGCACCCGCCACCGCCATTTGCTGTCGCTCAATTCGGGCCAGCGGCGGAAGGTGCAACTTTTTGGTCCACACTTCGGCTGATTCCTCTCCCTTGCGCGCTCCCACGGCCAGCCACACCACGCCATCGAGGTCGGCTGGCGCATTCGGGCCAAGATGCCCAGTAATGGCGATCGAGACATCGGCTTCCGGAATTTTTGTCAGCACGCGTTGGGCCATCTGTTGAGCGACAATTTCGCTGACGGGGCCCGGATCGGCGAGCAGTTGCTGGGAAATATCGAGCAGCGCGTGCTTCGTTTCGTTTCGATAAACAATCACGCCGCCGCACAGCCGGGCCGAAATTCCCGCCACGGCGGTAAGTGCACCGGCCACCAGTCCGCCGGTGCAACTTTCTGCCGTAGCCACTTTTTTTTGTCGCGTCGCCAAGAGTTGAGCAACACGGCGGGCCTGAGCGTTGATCTCGGAAGTATCCATCTCTTCAAGATACCACGTCTGCTTTTCCTGCCGTTGGCTACAATAGTGCGGAATGCATAATCTTTACGACCTCACGCCAAACGACCTGACGCAACTCCTCACCGAGTGGGAATTTGCTACTGCGCACGCGCGGCCGTTGTGGCGGCATTTGTATCGCGATCTGGCAACCGAGCTTGCCACGATCGCCGAGTTGCCGCCGAAGTTGCTCGCGCGATTGCAGGCCGAAGCGACACTGGGGCACCTTACCGCCGCGAAGAGTGTGCAGTCGCAGGATGGCCGCACGAACAAGTTTCTGCTGAATCTGCGCGATGGTGAACAAATTGAAACAGTGCAGATGGAGTACGGCGAAGGTCCGCAAACGCGCACGACGGCCTGCCTGAGTTCGCAGGTCGGCTGCGCGCTGGGTTGCGTGTTCTGTGCGACGGGGCAGATGGGATTTACACGCAATCTAACCAGCGGCGAAATTGTCGCGCAAGCTCTCTATGTAGCTCGTCGTTGTCGCGAGCAGGGGCAGCGGCTGAGCAACCTGGTGCTGATGGGAATGGGCGAACCGCTGCTGAACTACGAGGCGGTGATGACCGCACTCGAGATCCTGCACAACTCAGCCGGTCTCGCCATCGGCGCAAAGCAGATAACAATTAGCACGGTCGGCGTCATTCCCGGCATCGTGCGATTGGCCGATGAAGGACGAAAATATTCGCTGGCTGTTTCGCTGCATGCGGGAAATCAACCTGAGCGATTGGCGATGATTCCAGCAGCGCACCCTTGGCCGGTTGCGGAATTGTTGGCGGCCTGTCGCTACTACACCGAGAAGTTGCAGCAGAAGATATTTTTCGAATGGACGCTCATCGCGGGGAAAAATGATTCCACCGACCAAGCTCGCGAACTAGCCGAACTGCTGCAAGGAATTCCCTGTCAGGTGAATTTGATCCCGCTCAACCCGACCGTCGGTTTCGACGGTCAAGCCGGAGACACCGCGGCGATCGCAGCATTTCGAAACATTCTCGCAGAGCGGCAGATCCCCAGCAGCGTTCGCCAGCGTCGCGGCATCGAGATCGCAGCGGGCTGCGGACAGTTGGCCGTGACTTAGGCACTCTTCTTCTTGGCGGTCTTTTTCTTCGTCGCCCGTTTCTTGCGAGTGGCCGCGGCCTTTTTCGCTGATGCTACTCGCGCCGACTTTGGTCGAGCTGCCGATGCAGCGCCGCCGAGCTTGCCACCCTTCTTAGCCGGGGCTTTGTTCACTTTCTTGCCGCGGCCGGAGCCGGACTTCTTTCCACCGCCGCTCATCTTGTTGACCGTGGCCCAGGCCCGCGCCTCGGCGGTCTCTTCGGAGACGCCGCGGTCCTCGTAGCCTTCAGCGATATGCTCGGCCTGACGTTTTTGCTTATCGGTGTACTTGTCCTTGTCGCCGCGTGGCATGACTTCGCTCCAGAGTGAAGTGCAGAAACAGAACTACCCCGCGATGGACGAGGGATCGCCATCGCGGGGCAGCACGGTTTGCGTCACGCTCGGCACATTCTCGGGGAGGCGTGCCAAGTCGCATCGCGAATATTAATTGCCAGCTTACGGGACGGCCGGCGGCGGATTGGTCTTTTCGACTTCCTTGTTGATGGCGTCGTTGGCTTCGCGCTTCTCTTGGAGAATCTTCTTTCCTTCTTCCATCTTCGTGTCTTGGAGCTCGCGCTCCTTATCGGTGATCTTCTTGGCGGCGTTCTTCTCGGCGTCGTGCACGTCCTTGATCTCGCTGTTCACGCTTTTTTGACAGCCAGCCAAACCGAGCCCCGCGGCCAACATCAAACCTAAGATGATTTTCTTCATTGCATGTACTCCAACAGATTCAGCTGCCCGTTCGAGGCAGGCGCACAGCCGAGTAGGTAGTTGATCTATGCCTCGTCTGGTCGGGAGCGTTGAAGCTCACTAACCAACTGCGATGGCCTTAATGCAAAGTGCGGGCCAGACCTGCGAAAGATGCAAAAACAGCCTGTTTTCCAGCGAGAATCGCGGTTCGCTAGCCAGCAGCTGGTGCGAGCACAAGCAAGCTGCCCGCGCGACGATCAAGAAAGATGACAATCACGATACGCACTGCGAGCGCAACTCTGCAGCGAGAAAGAACGAGCCAGTGATGCAGATCAAGTCGTTGTCGCTGGCCAGTGAACGAGCCCGTTGCCAAGCCGCTTGCGGCTCGGCGGCGAGTTCCACTTTTTCTCCGGCTCCTAACGAGTGGGCAAGGTCGCACAGTTCTTCGGGTTCTACGGCGCGAGGATTGTTGACGTACTTCGTCACAATCACACGATCGAATTTAGGGAGCAGCAGTTTCAGCATGCCCGTGGGATCTTTGTCGCGACTGCTGGCGAAGAGCAGAATTCGACAACCGCCGTTTTGCTTCGCCGGAGGAAAACGCAAATCGAGCGCAGCGAGCAAGGCTTCGATCGAAGCCAGATTGTGCGCGACGTCGAGAATGACCGTCGGACTCTCGCGCACGACTTCGATCCGGGCAGTGCAGCAGGCTTCGGCCAGGCCGACGCGGATGTCGTCTTCGCTGATTCGGAATTCGCGTTGCGGCTGCAGCGCACGCACGACGGCGATGGCCGTCGCAGCATTGGTGGCCTGGTGTTCGCCGAGCATGCCGACCGGAAATGGCCCCAGCTTCGTTTTGGGCGATTCTGCAGGTTCGCGATACTCGACCTGCATCCTTCCCGCCGCATCGGTCTCCACGCTGAAATCAAAATCGATTCCCCGCTGCAGCAGCGGCGCTTGTTGCAGGATCGCTACCGATTCGATTGCGTTGCGCGGCTCTTCTTCGCACACGCCGCACACCACCGGTACGCCCGGCTTGATGATGCCCGCCTTCTCGCGAGCGATGGCAGCGAGCGTGTTGCCGAGCTGCTTGACGTGATCGAAGCTGATGCTGGTGATCACCGACAGCCGCGGCGTGCAAATATTCGTCGAATCGAGTCGGCCGCCGAGCCCAACCTCTAGCACGACCGCTTCCGCCCCCGAGCGGGCAAAGTGCAACAGCCCCATCGCCGTGGTGATTTCAAAAAACGTCGGACAACGATTGAGTGGCTCGCGCTCTTCCAGCTTGAGTGTCGCCGCTTCCAGATCGGCGGCGAGTTGCACGAACTCTTGTTCCGTACAAAGCTGACCGTTGATGACAAAGCGTTCTTCCAGTCGCTCGAGATGCGGCGACGTGTAGAGGCCCGTCTTGTATCCAGCCGCTTGTAGGATGCGGGCGATCATCGTCGCCGTCGAACCCTTACCCTTGGTGCCCGCGATGTGCACGATCGGATAAGCCCGATGCGGATCTCCGACCAGACGCAGCAGCGCTTGCATCCGTTCGAGCTTCAGCCCGCCGGTACGATACGGGATCTGCGTCGTCCGCTCATAATTGATGCGGCTGAAGAGAAATTCGAGGGCCGATGTACGATCGACAACGGCGAACGGGGCGGGCATGAATCACCGGAGCTAGGTCAAAAGCAAGGGTGTCATCCTACCTTTTCGGCCGCCCGTTGTGTCGGACCTGGACGCTGCCAGCACCAAGAAAAATAGTTTGCCTAGTAAAAATCGACCAACTGCCGATAATGGCAAGCATGAAGCGTGCGCTCCTGATCGTCGTCGGCTGGCTGAGTGTCGCACTCGCCGTGGCCGGCGCGGTGTTGCCGGTGCTCCCTTGCACCCCTTTCGTCCTGCTGGCAGCCGTTTGCTTCGCACGCAGCAGCCCGCAAGCCATGCGGCGCCTCCGGCGGTCTCCTCTGCTCGGCCCCATCCTCCGCGATTGGCAACGCCAGCGCGGCATGCGCCTGACGGCCAAAATTTCGGCCGTGGTCGTGGCCATCGCCGCTCCGGCGATCACTTTTGCCGTGCAACGGCAGTTGAGCGTTCCGTTCTTCATCTCGCTGGCCGGTGGAGCGGCGGCAATCGCCATCGTCTGCTATTTGCCGACGGTTCGCCCGACAGAAACTTCTGAGAATGACGAAGAGCCGGCCACGGAAAATGTCCGCAGCGCTGCCTAATGCCGACGTTCGTCGTCGCCTCTTGATTCTGCTGCGTGCAGCTATTCAACTGATGAGCCGGTTTGGATCGGTTCATTTCTCCAGGAATCCGCCATGAAGTTTAATGTTCGTTACTACCTCGCCGCAGCGCTTGCGCTCGTTGGCGTTGGCTCGGCGCAGGCCGAAATCAAATTGCCCAAGCTGTTCGGCGACCACATGGTGCTGCAGCGCGAGACCGAAGCCAACCTCTGGGGCTGGGCGGCTCCGGGTGAAGAAGTGAAGGTCTCGCTCGGCGAAGCCACCGTCACCACCAAGGCCGACGACAGCGGCAAGTGGAAGACCAAGATCAAGACCGGCGCTGCCGGCGGTCCGCACGAGCTGAAGTTCAAGGGCTCGAACGAAGTGACGCTGAAGGATGTCTACCTCGGCGAAGTTTGGATCGCGTCGGGTCAGTCGAACATGGAATGGACCGTGTCGAGCTCGCTCAATCCGCAAGAAGAAGCCGCCAACGCCAAGCATCCGCTGATCCGCATGATCAAGGTGCAACGGATTCCGGCCGAAAAGCCCGTCGATGATATTCCGGTTGATCCCGGCACGAAGAAGACCACGCCGACCAGTGGTTGGGCTGTTTGCTCGCCGGAAACCGCCCCCTCGTTTTCAGCCGTTGGCTACTACTTTGCCCGTTACTTGAATCAAGAATTGGCCGGTGTGCCGGTCGGCATTGTCAACGACAACTGGGGCGGCACGGTGTGCGAAGCTTGGACCAGCAACGAAGCTCTCGCGGCTGTTCCCTCGCTGAAGTATTTGGCGGATCGGAAGATCGAAAATCTGCCGGAACGGCCCGATCCCAAAGATCCCACGAAAAAGCTGCCGCCGAAGTTCGATGCCAATCAACCTGCCGTGCTCTTCAACGGCATGCTGGCTCCGGTCATTCCGCTGAGCATTCGCGGCGCGATCTGGTATCAAGGTGAATCGAACGTCGGTCGTGCGCATGAATATGCGACGTTGTTCCCGACGATGATCGCCGATTGGCGCGCCCGCTTCGGCCAAGGCGATTTCCCGTTTCTCTTTGTGCAACTCGCTCCCTACAGGTACAACAGCAGCCCGCGCCTGGCCGAGCTCTGGGATGCGCAAAACAAGACGCTGGCGACCTCACCGAACACCGGCATGTGCGTGACGACCGACATCACCACCATCGGAGACATCCACCCGAAGAACAAGCAAGACGTGGGCAAGCGGCTGGCCTTGTGGGCCTTGGCAAATACCTACGGCAAGAAGGACCTTGTTTACTCCGGCCCGCTGTATGACTCGTCGGAAGTCGAAGGAAACAAGATCCGCGTCAAATTCAAGCACGGCGCTGGTTTGACTGCCAAGGATGACAAACCTCTGACCTACTTCCAAATCGCTGGCGAAGACGAAAAGTTCGTCGATGCCAAGGCGACCATCGATGGCGAAACCATCGTCGTCACCAGCGAAGAAGTGCAAAAGCCCGTCGCCGTTCGCTTCGCCTGGAACGAACTCGCCGAGCCGAATCTCTTCAACAAAGCCGGCCTGCCTGCTTCGCCGTTCCGGACCGACTCGTTCAAGTTGCTCACGGGACCCAAGTAGTCGTCTGTCTCTGTATTTGCATTCACTCCCTCTCCTCGGTACGCCGGGGAGAGGGTCGGGGTGAGGGGCTAACCTTCAAACAGCCCTTGCCCTTCACTCGCTCCCCATTCCCAGCTTCAAGCAAGGAACATCATGACTCGCATTCTCACCGCCGCCTTCATCCTCACGCTGATCTCGGCCTCGGCCGCGTTCGCCCTCCCGCCGATTCCAGACCACGTGCTCGAGCATTACGGCCCCGATGCCAAGATCACGGCCACGCTCAAAGCCCAAATGGGCAAGTGCGGTATGTGCCACATCCCCGGCGCCGACAAAAAAGCCAAGGGTCACGGCCTGAATGATTTCGGCAAGGCCGTGCACGACAACTTCAAGCACAAGGACTACATGGCCGAAGTCGAGAAGTCGAAGAAGGAAGGCGCCGCCGATGCCGACAAGGCCGCCGCGAAAGCCAAGGCCTTGCAGATTCTCGGCGACGCCCTGACCAAGGCCTCGGAACTAAAGAATGCCGACGGCAAAGTCTTCGGCGATCTCATCAAGGCCGGCACCATGCCCGGCACTAACCCGCCGCCAAAGCCGGAAGAAAAGAAGTAGTTCTTCGGCTATTGAATGCGAAGCATTCCCCCTTAAACTCCCTCTCCTTGGTACTCCGGGGAGAGGGCCGGGGTGAAGGGCCGCCCCGCAAAATATCTCAGCCCCCGCAAGTATCCTCATCATGGCCGAACCTCCTTTTGACCTCGCCAAAGCCCACCGCTGGTTCGCCGTCGAACTCAACAACCAAGCCTGGGATCTGCTCGAAAAAGCCGATCGCACGCCCGACGAAACGGAGCGTCTGATCCACGCCGCCCACGCGGCCTGCTTCCACTGGCTGCACGCCGGCAACTTGCTCAATCATCTTCGTG is drawn from Anatilimnocola floriformis and contains these coding sequences:
- a CDS encoding CinA family protein — encoded protein: MDTSEINAQARRVAQLLATRQKKVATAESCTGGLVAGALTAVAGISARLCGGVIVYRNETKHALLDISQQLLADPGPVSEIVAQQMAQRVLTKIPEADVSIAITGHLGPNAPADLDGVVWLAVGARKGEESAEVWTKKLHLPPLARIERQQMAVAGALDFLASNLEVSGR
- the fbp gene encoding class 1 fructose-bisphosphatase, with the translated sequence MLLQTVQQHILEEQRRHHPQASGEFSWLLSGITLATKIIAAQVRRAGISADVLGATDNENVQGEVQQKLDVIANQVLMKFLGNRGNVAIMASEEDDDPVVVERDRKHGKHVVVFDPLDGSSNIDVNVSVGTIFSILKREPDPTGTRDIMSDVLQPGYRQIAAGYVVYGSSTMLVYTAGNGVAGFTLDPSIGAYLLSHEKITMPECGKQYSCNEANYDSFPDEYKEYLSILRSGKTGRTYSSRYIGSLVADFHRMLLKGGVFIYPPTKSHSTGKLRLLYEANPIAMLAEQAGGMATDGRKRILEIQPTTLHQRTPLVVGSREEMALLAKIMQ
- a CDS encoding bifunctional folylpolyglutamate synthase/dihydrofolate synthase, with the translated sequence MPAPFAVVDRTSALEFLFSRINYERTTQIPYRTGGLKLERMQALLRLVGDPHRAYPIVHIAGTKGKGSTATMIARILQAAGYKTGLYTSPHLERLEERFVINGQLCTEQEFVQLAADLEAATLKLEEREPLNRCPTFFEITTAMGLLHFARSGAEAVVLEVGLGGRLDSTNICTPRLSVITSISFDHVKQLGNTLAAIAREKAGIIKPGVPVVCGVCEEEPRNAIESVAILQQAPLLQRGIDFDFSVETDAAGRMQVEYREPAESPKTKLGPFPVGMLGEHQATNAATAIAVVRALQPQREFRISEDDIRVGLAEACCTARIEVVRESPTVILDVAHNLASIEALLAALDLRFPPAKQNGGCRILLFASSRDKDPTGMLKLLLPKFDRVIVTKYVNNPRAVEPEELCDLAHSLGAGEKVELAAEPQAAWQRARSLASDNDLICITGSFFLAAELRSQCVS
- a CDS encoding AI-2E family transporter, with translation MARLVSFLVLLLILVLIALLFFRVMASFMLPLFLAALLVVVFHPLYTWMLERCWKQRYVAATLTTIMVMLCVLAPAALVFTLAGAQGASLASQVRGTNVREKLDELRAAYSLDIPRRDHLQQIEATLNSYREFLRRGETPNYKRIHNAYTRLAAIEEWRTAGKGKDLGLIAFPESLQKQLETLQTADADSPEADQALLDAIAEFRIYKRDLLGGGFQAFVKELVNPSDEQIDALMKDYYEPIISRGKETAVLVGKVVLGILVVIATLFFLFAEGSRILDGAIRLSPLEERYVRELVNEFDRVCRAVVAATLLSAVAQGILAGIGFYIAGFYVPGLQQSVALLMLLTMVLAMVPFTGAATVWVPVSLYIWLYAGQFGPAVGLAIYGALIVSTADNFIKPMVLHGQSNLHPLLALLSVIGGIQSLGPIGILVGPMVVVFLQTLLKILQRELITMDKLTAAAAAIGVQLPAFGPRPAEATTSTEITVSPVDPATGIPIEAAPEPKSNGSPPAKPVQRSKPKKKR
- a CDS encoding YbaN family protein, which translates into the protein MKRALLIVVGWLSVALAVAGAVLPVLPCTPFVLLAAVCFARSSPQAMRRLRRSPLLGPILRDWQRQRGMRLTAKISAVVVAIAAPAITFAVQRQLSVPFFISLAGGAAAIAIVCYLPTVRPTETSENDEEPATENVRSAA
- the rlmN gene encoding 23S rRNA (adenine(2503)-C(2))-methyltransferase RlmN, translating into MHNLYDLTPNDLTQLLTEWEFATAHARPLWRHLYRDLATELATIAELPPKLLARLQAEATLGHLTAAKSVQSQDGRTNKFLLNLRDGEQIETVQMEYGEGPQTRTTACLSSQVGCALGCVFCATGQMGFTRNLTSGEIVAQALYVARRCREQGQRLSNLVLMGMGEPLLNYEAVMTALEILHNSAGLAIGAKQITISTVGVIPGIVRLADEGRKYSLAVSLHAGNQPERLAMIPAAHPWPVAELLAACRYYTEKLQQKIFFEWTLIAGKNDSTDQARELAELLQGIPCQVNLIPLNPTVGFDGQAGDTAAIAAFRNILAERQIPSSVRQRRGIEIAAGCGQLAVT
- a CDS encoding sialate O-acetylesterase, with amino-acid sequence MKFNVRYYLAAALALVGVGSAQAEIKLPKLFGDHMVLQRETEANLWGWAAPGEEVKVSLGEATVTTKADDSGKWKTKIKTGAAGGPHELKFKGSNEVTLKDVYLGEVWIASGQSNMEWTVSSSLNPQEEAANAKHPLIRMIKVQRIPAEKPVDDIPVDPGTKKTTPTSGWAVCSPETAPSFSAVGYYFARYLNQELAGVPVGIVNDNWGGTVCEAWTSNEALAAVPSLKYLADRKIENLPERPDPKDPTKKLPPKFDANQPAVLFNGMLAPVIPLSIRGAIWYQGESNVGRAHEYATLFPTMIADWRARFGQGDFPFLFVQLAPYRYNSSPRLAELWDAQNKTLATSPNTGMCVTTDITTIGDIHPKNKQDVGKRLALWALANTYGKKDLVYSGPLYDSSEVEGNKIRVKFKHGAGLTAKDDKPLTYFQIAGEDEKFVDAKATIDGETIVVTSEEVQKPVAVRFAWNELAEPNLFNKAGLPASPFRTDSFKLLTGPK